In the Salmo trutta chromosome 33, fSalTru1.1, whole genome shotgun sequence genome, one interval contains:
- the ap4s1 gene encoding AP-4 complex subunit sigma-1, producing the protein MIKFLLMVNKQGQTRLSKYYEQVDIEKRPSLETDVVKRCLSRKKEECSFVEYKDFKLVYRQYAALFIVVGISDTENELSIYELVHNFVEVLDKYFSRVSELDIMFNLDKVHIIIDEIIQNGHIVETNKNRILAPLLALDKMAEAH; encoded by the exons ATGATCAAGTTCCTTCTGATGGTTAACAAGCAGGGCCAGACCCGCCTGTCTAAGTACTATGAGCAGGTGGACATTGAGAAGAGGCCTTCTCTGGAGACTGATGTTGTCAAGAGATGCCTGTCACGCAAAAAAGAAGAG TGCTCTTTTGTGGAATACAAGGACTTCAAACTAGTGTATCGACAGTATGCTGCTCTTTTCATAGTTGTTGGTATCAGTGACACTGAG AATGAGCTGTCAATCTATGAGCTGGTACACAACTTTGTTGAGGTTCTTGACAAGTACTTTAGTCGTGTG AGTGAATTGGAT ATCATGTTCAACCTGGATAAAGTGCACATCATCATTGATGAGATTATCCAGAATGGACACATAGTGGAGACCAACAAGAACCGCATCCTGGCACCTCTACTTGCTCTGGACAAGATGGCTGAGGCACATTGA